From the Acidimicrobiales bacterium genome, the window TCCAGTGGAAGAACAGCTCCCACCCGGGCGGACCCTCGAGGATCGTCGTGCCCTGGACCTGCCCGCGGTAGCGGTTCCATTCCCGGCGCGGCCACCAGCGGATGTCGGGTGCGATGTGGTGGACGTGGACGACCCAGCCGATCACCTGGCAGAAGACGAGGAACGGAACGACGACGACCTTGAACCAGAGCCACACGCCACCCGTGCCCGACGCGCCGACACAGACGGCGAGAACGGCGAGCGCCGCCGCGGCGACGAGCGCCTGGTCGCGCCGGATGGCGGCGCGCCATCTCGTCGGCGGCGTGAACCGCACCATCTTGTTCCACCACACCTCGCGGACGTAGTAGGCGCCGGCACCGAACGCGCTCCATTCCAGCCGGTGGCGTATGCGGCCCAGCGGACCGAGCCGGGCGTAGTCGTCGGCCGTCAGTGGGTGCCACACGAAGTCGATGCCCTGGCGCAGCGTGTGCCCGTGGTGCACCCGGTTGTGGCCGAACACCCACATCTCGGTGGCGTGCAGCGACGGCAGCATCGCCACGCGGGCGACCACCGCATTCAACCGGGGCGAATCGAACAGCGCCCCGTGGGCCGCGTCGTGCCCGATGACGAAGAGTGCGCTCACGGCCAGGCCGGCGAGCACCCACAAGCCGACGACGAGCACCGGGTGGTCGACCACGATCAGGCCCCACACGGCGAGGCCGTAGACGACGAGATCACGGGCGAGCAGGAACAGGCCGCGGCCCGTCGAGCGCTCGTGGCAGTGCTCCGGGATGACATCGAGCACCGGCTTCAGCCCGGTCGGGGTCTCTGCGGGCGCGGTCATGGACCCATGTTCGGTTCTCGAGCCTCTTCCCACGCCGAGAAGAGTCCCTCCGGCGGTCATCCTGCGACAGGGTCCAACGTCCCGTCGCCGCGCCATCCGGGGTCGGATTCCGCATCACGGAGCCGTTCCGGCGATCGGGAACCCGGGTGCTACGGTCTCGGCGCCGTACCGCCGAAGGGAACCGATGAGCTTTCCGTCCGACCTGGAGATCGCCGACCAGGCGAACCTGAAACCCCTCGGCGACATCGCCGCCGCCGCCGGGATTCCCGGCGAATGTCTCGAACCGTACGGGGTCGGTGCGGCGAAGATCAGCCTCGACGCGATCGGGAAGATGCAACACCGCCCGAGGGCGAAGTACGTGGTCGTCTCGGCGATCACCCCGACCCCGCTCGGCGAGGGCAAGACCACGACGACCGTCGGTCTCGGCCAGGCGTTCCAATACATCGGCAGCTCGGCGACGATCGCGATCCGACAGCCCTCGATGGGCCCCACCTTCGGGATCAAGGGTGGAGCGGCGGGCGGCGGCTACAGCCAGGTCGTCCCGATGGAACTGTTCAACCTCCACCTCACCGGCGACATGCACGCGGTGACGGCGGCCCACAACATGTGCTCGGCCCTGCTCGATGCCCACATCTACCACGGCAACGACCTCGGGTTCGATCCGCACAACATCACCTGGCGCCGGGTACTCGACGTCAACGACCGGTCGCTGCGCAACATCGTGATCGGCCTCGGCGGGCGGCTCGACGGCATCCCCCGTGAGACCGGCTTCGACATC encodes:
- a CDS encoding fatty acid desaturase, producing MTAPAETPTGLKPVLDVIPEHCHERSTGRGLFLLARDLVVYGLAVWGLIVVDHPVLVVGLWVLAGLAVSALFVIGHDAAHGALFDSPRLNAVVARVAMLPSLHATEMWVFGHNRVHHGHTLRQGIDFVWHPLTADDYARLGPLGRIRHRLEWSAFGAGAYYVREVWWNKMVRFTPPTRWRAAIRRDQALVAAAALAVLAVCVGASGTGGVWLWFKVVVVPFLVFCQVIGWVVHVHHIAPDIRWWPRREWNRYRGQVQGTTILEGPPGWELFFHWIMIHLPHHVDMSIPCYRLSEAADAIEVAFPEHVVRRRISVRSYVAATRACKLHDFSTGEWSRYPSPIER